The following coding sequences lie in one Musa acuminata AAA Group cultivar baxijiao chromosome BXJ3-1, Cavendish_Baxijiao_AAA, whole genome shotgun sequence genomic window:
- the LOC135628495 gene encoding fructose-1,6-bisphosphatase, cytosolic-like codes for MDHAADAHRTDLMTITRHVLNEQSKHPESKGDFTILLSHIVLGCKFVCSAVNKAGLAKLIGLAGETNVQGEEQKKLDVLSNQVFVKALISSGRTCVLVSEEDEEATFVDPSLRGKYCVVFDPLDGSSNIDCGVSIGTIFGIYMVKDKDNVSLDDVLQPGKHMVAAGYCMYGSSCTLVLSTGNGVNGFTLDPSLGEFILTHPDIKIPKRGKLYSVNEGNAKNWDTPTAKFVEKCKFPKDGSSPKSLRYIGSMVADVHRTLLYGGIFLYPADKQSPNGKLRVLYEVFPMSFLMEQAGGQAFTGEQRALDLVPTEIHQRSPVFLGSYDDVEEIKALYAAEEKKA; via the exons ATGGATCACGCGGCCGACGCGCACCGGACGGACTTGATGACGATCACCAGGCACGTGCTGAACGAACAGTCGAAGCACCCCGAGTCGAAGGGCGACTTCACCATCCTCCTCTCCCACATCGTCCTCGGCTGCAAGTTCGTCTGCTCCGCCGTCAACAag GCTGGCCTCGCCAAACTCATAGGACTCGCAGGAGAGACGAACGTCCAG GGTGAAGAACAGAAGAAGCTAGACGTGCTCTCCAACCAAGTCTTCGTCAAGGCTTTGATCAGCAGCGGTCGCACA TGTGTTCTTGTGTCAGAAGAGGATGAGGAAGCCACCTTCGTGGATCCATCATTGCGTGGAAA GTACTGCGTCGTCTTCGATCCCCTGGACGGTTCCTCTAACATTGACTGTGGCGTCTCCATTGGAACG ATTTTTGGCATTTACATGGTTAAAGATAAGGATAATGTGAGccttgatgatgtgttgcaaccaGGGAAGCATATGGTAGCAGCTGGCTACTGCATGTACGGCAGTTCTTGCACT CTTGTGTTAAGCACCGGGAACGGTGTCAATGGTTTCACTCTCGATCCATCTCTTGGAGAGTTCATACTCACCCATCCGGACATTAAG ATACCCAAGAGAGGCAAATTGTACTCAGTGAATGAAGGAAATGCCAAGAACTGGGATACTCCTACAGCAAA GTTTGTGGAGAAATGCAAGTTCCCAAAGGATGGTTCATCACCAAAATCTCTGAGATACATTGGAAG TATGGTTGCTGATGTCCATCGAACACTGCTGTATGGAGGCATCTTTTTGTACCCTGCAGATAAGCAAAGTCCTAATGGAAAACTACG CGTTCTGTATGAGGTCTTTCCAATGTCATTCTTGATGGAACAAGCAGGAGGTCAAGCTTTCACAGGAGAACAACGG GCCCTTGATTTGGTTCCCACCGAGATTCATCAGAGGTCTCCAGTATTTCTTGGCAGCTATGATGATGTTGAGGAAATTAAAGCTCTCTATGCTGCCGAAGAGAAGAAAGCATGA
- the LOC135628766 gene encoding small ribosomal subunit protein eS10z-like: MIIPKKNRHEICKYLFQEGVLFAKKDYNLAKHPEIDVPNLQVIKLMQSFKSREYVRETFAWQHYYWYLTNDGIEYLRTYLNLPSEIVPATLKKSARPPARPFGSGPPGDRPRGPPRFEGDRPRFGDRDGYRGGPRPGGPPGDAGDKGGAPPEFQPSFRGTGGRPGFGRGGGGYGTGPASASFQ, encoded by the exons ATG ATCATCCCCAAGAAGAACCGCCATGAGATCTGCAAGTACCTCTTTCAGG AGGGGGTGCTCTTCGCGAAGAAGGATTACAACCTCGCCAAGCACCCAGAGATCGACGTGCCCAATCTGCAGGTGATCAAGCTGATGCAGAGCTTCAAGTCGAGGGAGTACGTGAGGGAGACCTTCGCGTGGCAGCACTACTACTGGTACCTGACCAACGATGGGATTGAGTACCTTAGAACTTACCTTAACCTTCCTTCGGAGATAGTCCCCGCAACCCTGAAGAAGTCCGCGAGGCCACCGGCTCGCCCGTTTGGCTCCGGCCCTCCTGGCGACCGCCCCAG GGGGCCACCCCGATTCGAGGGAGATAGACCGAGATTTGGGGATAGGGATGGATATAGGGGAGGTCCTCGTCCTGGGGGTCCTCCAGGTGATGCTGGTGACAAGGGCGGTGCACCACCTGAATTCCAGCCATCTTTCAGG GGCACTGGTGGTAGACCTGGATTTGGCCGCGGAGGTGGAGGATATGGAACTGGCCCTGcgtctgcttcttttcagtag
- the LOC135628815 gene encoding photosystem II 22 kDa protein, chloroplastic-like, with protein MAQSVLLASTGGRSLSSTMEPLLQAQIHRLRPTRFSDLLLPRTPRRHLPSTSSSSFFPTLALFKAKTKAPPAKVETKKPKVEDGIFGTSGGIGFTKQNELFVGRVAMLGFAASLLGEGITGKGILAQLNLETGIPIYEAEPLLLFFILFTLLGAIGALGDRGQFVDDSPTGLGKAVIPPGKGFRAALGLEEGGPLFGFTKANELFVGRLAQLGIAFSIIGEIITGKGALAQLNIETGVPVSELEPLVLFNVAFFFFAALNPGTGKFVTDEVEE; from the exons ATGGCTCAATCCGTGCTATTGGCCAGCACTGGAGGCCGATCGTTGAGCTCCACCATGGAGCCATTGCTCCAGGCACAGATTCACCGGCTCCGACCGACGCGGTTCTCCGACCTCCTCCTTCCTCGGACTCCTCGCAGACACCTgccttccacttcttcttcttccttcttcccaacTCTCGCTTTGTTCAAGGCTAAAACCAAAGCTCCTCCAGCGAAG GTGGAGACGAAGAAGCCGAAGGTTGAGGATGGCATCTTTGGCACCTCCGGGGGGATTGGGTTCACCAAGCAGAACGAGCTCTTCGTTGGCCGCGTCGCCATGCTGGGGTTTGCA GCTTCTCTGCTAGGAGAAGGCATCACAGGGAAAGGAATCCTAGCACAACTGAACCTGGAAACCGGCATACCGATCTACGAGGCCGAGccgctcctcctcttcttcatcctcttcacCCTCCTCGGAGCAATAGGAGCGCTCGGTGACCGAGGACAGTTTGTCGATGATTCTCCCACCGGGCTCGGGAAGGCTGTCATCCCCCCGGGGAAGGGCTTCCGAGCTGCTCTGGGACTCGAGGAAGGAG GGCCCCTCTTCGGATTCACGAAAGCGAACGAGCTCTTTGTTGGAAGATTAGCGCAGCTGGGCATTGCGTTCTCCATTATCGGGGAAATAATCACAGGAAAGGGTGCATTGGCACAGCTAAACATCGAGACCGGAGTGCCGGTCAGTGAACTCGAACCGCTGGTACTATTCAacgttgccttcttcttcttcgctgcaTTGAATCCAGGAACTGGGAAATTTGTGACCGACGAAGTCGAAGAATGA
- the LOC135628496 gene encoding uncharacterized protein LOC135628496, producing the protein MKYLACHRWHRGEREGMAAEVACACAGETEAEEARAVVGEAATIRALNTAVELHLEKTMEKKRAVDAQKKEMWRLFQLFFLFLAVLFAAQLGAPQDRLQCRHCWVPIALLALGHLAFSAAAAQTLRCIHGCKYQRRCHKLTLALATDRLKLLTTRCSAAAGPAPALLPGELEIHYQKPPESYQRKFNRSWAVHVGFLICTFGFMVSCTVVVLCF; encoded by the coding sequence ATGAAGTATTTAGCATGTCATCGCTGGCATCGAGGAGAGCGGGAGGGGATGGCGGCAGAGGTGGCGTGCGCCTGCGCAGGGGAAACGGAAGCGGAGGAGGCGAGGGCGGTGGTTGGAGAGGCGGCCACAATTCGGGCGCTGAACACCGCCGTGGAGCTCCACTTGGAGAAGACCATGGAGAAGAAACGGGCGGTGGACGCGCAGAAAAAGGAGATGTGGCGCCTCTTCcagctcttcttcctcttcctggcGGTGTTGTTCGCGGCCCAGCTGGGGGCGCCGCAGGACCGCCTCCAGTGTCGCCACTGCTGGGTCCCCATCGCCCTCCTCGCCCTCGGCCACCTCGccttctccgccgccgccgcccagaCCCTTCGCTGCATCCACGGCTGCAAGTACCAGCGCCGCTGCCACAAGCTCACCCTCGCCCTCGCCACCGACCGCCTCAAGCTCCTCACGACCCGCTGCTCCGCCGCCGCGGGCCCTGCGCCGGCGCTGCTTCCGGGGGAGTTGGAGATCCACTACCAGAAGCCGCCGGAGAGCTACCAGCGCAAGTTCAACAGGAGCTGGGCTGTACACGTCGGCTTCCTGATATGTACCTTCGGGTTCATGGTCTCCTGTACCGTAGTCGTCCTCTGCTTCTAG